A stretch of the Actinomyces qiguomingii genome encodes the following:
- the porA gene encoding pyruvate ferredoxin oxidoreductase, translating to MLREIEGSKAVAATVAACRPDVICAYPISPQTHIVEELSRLVKAGQLRSEYVNVESEFAAQSVAIGASAAGARAYTATASQGLLFMVEAVYNASGLGLPIVMTVANRAIGAPINIWNDQSDTMSQRDCGWLQLFAADNQEAADLHVQAFRIAEELSLPVMVCMDGFVLTHAVERVDVPEQEQVDAFLPPFQPVQTLDPEDPVTIGAMVGPEAFTEVRHLAHRKQQAAVAVVERVGRDFAEAFGRDSGGLLHTYRTQDAETVVVALGSVTGTLKDVIDVLRDDGVAVGLVSLTSFRPFPDAAMARALAGAKRVVSLERAFSLGRGGIVEEDLRRVLWGRGSELVLTTVAAGLGGRDITADSLAEVLRRAHRGELAPLEFLDLDENAIAAHLAALGPRTEGAAS from the coding sequence GTGCTGCGTGAAATCGAGGGATCCAAGGCAGTGGCGGCCACCGTGGCCGCCTGTCGCCCGGATGTGATTTGTGCCTACCCCATCTCGCCGCAGACACACATCGTGGAGGAGCTGTCTCGGCTGGTCAAAGCAGGGCAGTTGCGTAGCGAGTACGTCAATGTCGAATCCGAGTTCGCTGCCCAGTCAGTAGCCATCGGCGCCAGTGCCGCGGGCGCGCGGGCCTACACGGCCACCGCCTCCCAGGGACTGTTGTTCATGGTGGAGGCCGTCTACAACGCCTCCGGCCTGGGACTGCCCATTGTCATGACCGTGGCCAACCGGGCCATCGGCGCCCCCATCAACATTTGGAACGACCAGTCCGACACCATGAGCCAACGCGATTGCGGCTGGCTTCAGCTATTCGCCGCTGACAACCAGGAGGCCGCTGACCTGCATGTCCAGGCCTTCCGCATCGCCGAGGAGCTCAGCCTGCCGGTTATGGTCTGCATGGACGGATTCGTCCTCACTCACGCCGTCGAGCGGGTAGACGTACCCGAGCAGGAGCAGGTCGATGCCTTCCTTCCCCCGTTCCAGCCCGTCCAAACTCTGGACCCGGAGGACCCCGTAACCATCGGTGCGATGGTGGGGCCCGAAGCCTTCACGGAGGTCCGCCACCTGGCGCACCGCAAGCAGCAGGCCGCCGTCGCAGTGGTCGAACGCGTGGGGCGGGACTTCGCCGAGGCATTCGGCAGGGATTCCGGCGGGCTCCTCCACACCTATCGCACGCAGGACGCCGAAACGGTGGTGGTGGCCCTGGGCTCGGTCACCGGGACCCTCAAGGACGTAATCGACGTTCTTCGGGACGACGGTGTGGCTGTGGGTCTGGTCTCCCTGACCTCATTCCGGCCCTTCCCGGACGCCGCCATGGCACGTGCACTGGCCGGAGCCAAACGGGTGGTGAGCTTGGAACGCGCCTTCTCACTGGGGCGCGGCGGCATCGTCGAAGAGGACCTGCGTCGTGTTCTATGGGGCCGCGGCTCCGAGCTCGTCTTGACCACGGTGGCCGCGGGGCTGGGCGGGCGAGACATCACCGCGGATTCCCTGGCCGAGGTCCTGCGCCGCGCCCATCGCGGTGAACTGGCACCTCTGGAATTCCTGGACCTGGATGAAAACGCCATCGCCGCCCACCTGGCGGCCCTCGGCCCGCGCACGGAAGGAGCAGCATCATGA
- a CDS encoding 2-oxoacid:acceptor oxidoreductase family protein has product MFQIRIHGRGGQGVVTAADLLAYAAFKEDRHAQAFPSFGSERTGAPVVSYCRIDTRPIRTHAPVLSPDAVIIQDPTLLGAINVFAGLRSGGYALINSARSFDAFDLDPATVAAVPPEHRLTVPATELAMEHLGRPLPNAVLLGAFTAVTDVLGIQAVCAAIADRFPGRVGERNIAAARAAHTIVADKLSGDPPGARLRTTYDSEEDAGAA; this is encoded by the coding sequence ATGTTCCAGATCCGTATCCACGGTCGAGGTGGCCAGGGGGTGGTGACTGCCGCGGACCTGCTGGCATATGCCGCCTTCAAGGAGGACCGTCATGCGCAGGCCTTCCCGTCATTCGGTTCCGAGCGCACGGGTGCGCCGGTGGTCTCCTACTGTCGGATTGACACCCGTCCGATCCGCACCCATGCACCTGTGCTGTCCCCGGATGCGGTTATCATCCAGGACCCCACCCTATTGGGCGCGATCAACGTCTTCGCTGGCCTGCGTAGCGGCGGCTACGCATTGATCAACTCCGCGCGATCCTTTGACGCCTTCGACCTGGACCCGGCCACGGTGGCCGCCGTGCCCCCGGAACACCGCCTCACTGTTCCGGCAACGGAATTGGCCATGGAACACCTGGGACGCCCCCTGCCCAATGCCGTTCTGCTGGGCGCCTTCACGGCCGTCACCGACGTGCTCGGCATCCAGGCCGTGTGTGCCGCCATTGCCGACCGCTTCCCGGGGAGGGTGGGTGAGCGCAATATCGCGGCCGCCCGGGCCGCTCACACGATCGTTGCGGACAAGTTGTCCGGCGATCCCCCCGGGGCTCGACTCCGGACCACCTACGACAGTGAGGAGGACGCCGGTGCTGCGTGA